The Montipora foliosa isolate CH-2021 chromosome 1, ASM3666993v2, whole genome shotgun sequence DNA segment tgcaacagagaatctttcaatctttattttaactttgtaactgctcgtaccaatttatttttacgatacttcgcccaaattgtaagaagtgaacgagatagaattaccgcgaaagacttatgataaagcaaagtgatattttgacgtgacgttttcgttgaagtcgctGTCGTAGATGTTAAGGTCCCTATtgcttcaacttgcatttgctaactttattattgccttttctttccgactagttgggtgatactaaaacaattagacccttcgccctagagggccacgggtcaatagcccattcggcttcgcgtcatgggctattgacccgtagccctctagggcgaagggtctaattgttaattagtcaaATGGGAACATCAAACAATCCATATTCGTTTTGAAATGGAAAAGTGGTGTGAATGTAACCTCACAGTAGTGAATTGTGCTAATTGTGGTCTGACATTTTCCCAGCCATTCTGTTTGACACTTTTTCATAACAACGTATTCTTCTTTCTCTTAAATTTGAAGGGGCTTGTGTACACCATAACGGATGTTCCTGATCTCTATGAGTGGATGAAAAAGCATTTCACGGAACACCCATTATTCCAACCAGTTGGAGAGGAGGAGCTGGTATAAACGGTTTTTGTGTTATTTAGGAATGCATCTTACCTTTTGATGATGGGACAATCATGTTGTGATATGCAGCTTCTCTACTTTTAAAAGATGAAAGGAAtgttatttgaagtgcgggctgTAGTATTATAGATAAAAGTCATCCTCGCCTtaactgaacaatttaagcaatggTCACGTTAGAGACACCTGAAAAAGTTCAGAGCTTCTATAACCAATCGACTGTTTGAGTGGTATAGAGAACACCAGGCGGTTTTACTTTAGGTAACGATTAGTTCAGTTTCAGAGCTTTGCGTATTTCAATTGAATTTTGCCTTGATAGATATACGTGAATTTTTCTGATAGAGTgcatgtgggggggggggggggggggggggggtttcggGCCTCTCTTTCTGGAATTTCTGGATCCACcctgctggtgcaatgctctacaaaACTGAGCTATCTTCGCGAAAAATTCCACATATCTATTCAGTCTATTAAAATCGGCGATCGTTCCCGACATGTTAAAACtgtaaaagtgaattttttttttttaattcttgaaTAATTGTGGTGTTTCCATTACGAACAGGGACAGGATCCGGTGGTGGAAAAAATCTATCAAAGCTCCGAGGAAGGACAGAAAGTGACGCGCAATAAAGGGGTTAAACTTGTGGCTGTGTTTCGTCGAACCCAGGATCCCTATGAGAGTTAAACAGACGGAAATAAGGAGTTTCCATAAAACCAAAGCCAGATTCCAGCTCAAGCAAGGAGTCGATTCATAATTAGGTGCCTTGATCTGACTTGATCTCGCTTGAAGATTAGTTACCTCGTTCATCAGGTCATTTTCCACATCAGAGTCTCCAACTGAGTCTCAAAGAAAAGATCAAAGAATTCTCAGTTTTTGCACGACGTCACCACCGTCATGTTAACTGATAGAgatcggcgggtctaatttgcaggtcgcaggtcgcgggttgtaggtcattgtttcaccaatacagaaagtatcctaaacattcttaaaagctaaccttaggcctaattatgaATGTTtcggatactttctgtattggtgaaacaatgacctgcaacccgcgacctgcgacctgcacaATTAGACCCGCCGGATAGGGACcgtttagattctaggacgaggacgagattTGGCCGttcgtttttagcgaaaatacttagaagatTTATCCGGCCGggcgattaatcttactctgtgttagcagtgtaggttgctcagttattcttattgctggtaactgagcctttttgctgatcgaaaaatgccaaaactgctaccgtgttgttgacttgttttgacacgacaacatttttgcaaaacctcgcactaaaatgacgacggtatcacattgttcccgccaaaatgacgctgatttgcgcgctcactgttgttctatgataAAATCTGGTaccgtagtcgttctcgtcctagaatgatctagaatctaaagctctccaATGGCCGTAACGAGGAAGCAGTGGAAGTAATCCAAGAATGGACCCGTAGTCTTCTGCAAGCGTTTTCCTTAGTTTTGGTGACTTACCAACAAACATGCATGGCCTCTGGTCGCTTGGACAACAGGGGAAGATacattttgtgacgtaacaagttactgtgacaacaggaaagccttgggaaaacaccctatattttggctttagttgctcatatctgaaaaacgaactcggtgacgccaattttttattgcacaaaagtaattagcaggccaagatgaaactctctgcaaagtttaaaaaaaatccgtggagtggattcagagctaccttaaattttcaataagttaaggtggctctgaatccgctccaccatatggggtgtttttgcagggctttcctgttgccatgttaactttttacgtcacaaaaatgactgaatctttttcagcaataattggtgtttgatatggtaccataacaatTCTGTTAAGTCAGTgtagtgttgtagtgtcaatccttctaataggaacgtttctttcaactggtttgagccaccttaagtccaaaaacattttattatttaatttaaaagtCGACCGAATTTTGTAACAGCTACGCGACTGATTATGCATGAAATGATGAAGACGTGCCACTTTGATTTACGTTCACTGTCCTTGTAGTAAGTGCCTCAAACCCGGGCGATGGGCTGAAACAGCAAGAAATTGATTTTTAGAGTTTCGACTCCGTAGCACCGTACTTGCAAAGAAAACGGGAAACCAATAGCGGTGGACTCCAATGTTGGTCCTTACATGGAATATCTGTTGAAACCACGTTCAGTCTGAAACCACACAGATGACGTTGATTCTCCTTTCGTTGCGGTTTTGCCCCAGTCGATCTCGACCAATTCTCTATTCATTTCCTTGTTGTCCGCTCTCGGATTGTGCTCGTCGCTGACTGATGGAGGTCACAAACTCCGGGAAGTCGATGTATCCATCGTTGTTGAAGTCCGAGTCTTCTAAAATGGTGTCCACAAAACTCGCCACATCGTTTTCAAGAGATGCGCTGGTGTTCTCTTCGCCTGAAAATGATTGAGCGAGCAATAATTTTAATTACAGAAGGCGAGAAGGGTTGATGACTGACATAAATTTATACATGTGAAGTGCCGGTTATAGATAAatgggagaagtgatcctcgcatttagaCATTTATTTcgttcatcgagtcctttcacgggaagaaatagtctccttcgcagccgtctttctggatgtcacgcaacgctcccgaGCGTTGCGTGATATCTGCTGAGGAGACTAGGAAACAAATCGACCTGCTTCACAAAGCTCAGCTGGTACAGCATTGCActggtatcgcagaggtcacggCTTCCAATTCCGTTGAATCCACCTCGTTCATTTCAGGTGTCTACAAAAGGTAATTCCTTAAAtggtccagataagtgcgaacAAAGGCTGATGTCGACGACAAGTATGTATATATGTTATGGACCCAAGAACATAcagtgataattttttttatcacccTTGCTCTCATTGGCTTCCTCCTGGTAGCTCATTTAAAACCAAGTACGAAATGCGTAATTAATGGAGTTCAGATACATATTGGTACAAGAAATGGGTAATGGCAATGTCTCTAGCTGGCAAGGCATTTTTGAACTGAACGAAAACGGGGATGGTTGGTCCCTTTTTGTGGGAAGGATCCGGAATAAGCAGCAAAACATGGCTACATAATGCGAGAGAAGGAAAGCGCGTGTACCGTGTGACTGTGGATATTCTTTCTATACCCGCACCAGCATCGCCAGCAACCCACGGAAGTGACTTGTTTCCATGTCTCGAATTGCCCTTGGACGATTGACGCCTGGGAACTAATACAGACCCTTACCCTAACTCCACCAGGCGCCCTTCGCCCAATAGGCCaatttcgtattctaacggttggactggatctacaacaagttgcaaaattgttgagacactttcatgaaaaaacaccttttctagcttccagtacccaccgtatctagaatttaaacctttcccacttcccctcccctctccccctttcaatgttgactgtttaagtttccaacatttttttgtcgtgctagcaacactgataaggggggtggggggaggggggctgcagtgtgagagataataggtaaatcaATAGCGctccaagaaggtgaagtgtctccactatttttgcaaattatagcatgaaatggaggctaatgcgggcaaattaatttgcatttgaaaagatttgcccgcattagcctccatttcatgctagatccagtccagccgtgagaattcgaaaatggtctattgtattCTGAGAAATATTGAAACAAGTCAGGCGCAGCTCACAGTTACTCGGTTCAGCAGCCTACCTCCATGTTGTGAATGATCGTGATGAAGGAAGCTCTGGAATATCTCCAATCCGTCCAACTTACTGTTATTGTCGTAATCGTGCATTAAGAAATAATGGACATCGCTACTGGTTTCCTGCAAGAAAATATAACATAATTCCCAAATCCTGCATGGTTACTTAACAAAAATTCTATGAaagtgcgttggatatgagttggctataaccagtgtcaagtccaacaagcgcgaatggaataattgttttattaaattttcattcaattttgaacgcttggacacttgcAAAATTAAAGTCAATCAGTtttcagcttggcaacacttgacgcaatcagtttccatattaggtcatgcGGTATATGAGCTGACAACCGAGATcaagtgaaccaatcagaaagctagaagcGCAATATCCAAGGTCgaaaatttaaaaagcatttTAGATTTCTGACGCTGGGATATAGTCAGAGTTTAATCTGAAGACATGGCGAAAAGCTTTCATTGGTCGTCGAAAattaggtaaaggtaaagtccgctacgagcctagaaggcccaccaggccggcgcttatctccggtttctgtagcatgaagcgactaggagtatttctactcccctctggatgggatgctagtccatcgcagggttacccccagcatttccgccggtacccatttatacacctgggtggagagaggcaccgtgagagtaaagtgtcttgcccaagaatacaacacaatgtccccggccaggacccgaacccggaccactcgatccggactccagcacactgaccatgaggccaccgcgcgtCGTCGAAGGTTATGGAAAGATAAATACCACATGTtacaaacaatatttttgtTTCACCGCAGTTGATCTTTGTTGGAGGTAGCAAGAGAGCGGTGATGTCGCAAGAGGAataatctcgttcccagatctcactctgtcactggaaatgtgagatctggtaaagttcgacagtacaccatttttcattggctactaaaaaaaggttgcggcagtgcaatctacgctccgattggcttatttcgcggaacacttagtgaaggtttggttttcgcaagttcatgtgctgttttgaataaatgccagttgtgcggaggaaagttttgttttttccgacgccggaaaagccttacagttgaggaaaatcattttaaaaatttgcgacgtttgtgtaaatggtaccgacgaaagccccacgtaccctgccactcgaataaagttctgcgtagcttgctacgctgtacgcagaaactaataaattcaagttgaagtatgtaatttattcaaaatagtatttctcgttcttaaagcgtgactcgcgaattaagtagtgatcaattgtgaattttacgattAGATTAACTACCggtacatttttcacgagatcgtgtcaagaaaatagcactcgtttactgaataagcctaagcgttcgtttcagtgattaggcctaaaccttctttaacattttcgctttcaatttacggtttagTTAACtgcactttgcacgagatcgtgtgaagaaaatagcactcgtttgttaattaagcctaagcgctcgtttcagtgattctgcagttgctccgacaattaaacaatctcgaccgttgtagcgcttctttctgtttcggcttaactTTAAGGTTtgcttgtcctctacccaaaagaatctcttcaagaatactctcgaaatccatgtttatttcgcaaaatcactcaaaatcacaacagagagtacgaacatgcgcagtgaaagaaaagcctgtatttcgggcctcgctggcactgagcatgctcgaaatcgaactttaccagatctcacatttccagtgacagagtgagatctgggtacgagattacaagAGGAATGGGGTTAGGGCATGATAGAAAGAAATGCTGTCTCCACTTAACTCCCCTCTCCGCTTCGCCGCTCGCACCAGGTAAAATGTGGTGATGTTTTCTAGCATTCAAAGAGTGCTTTTCTGATCTCCACGCAATGGTTGGCATCCTATCATATCTGTCTGTTTACTTACTTTAAGGTATTTCGTTGCTGCTTCTTCATCCATTCCCATCTCTTCCATGAGGTGTTCTTTTAAATGGCTAGCAGAATAATTAGTAGTTAGGTGACTACCATGGATTTGCCATATTTGAAATATTGATTTTGGGCACTTTTTTCATAGGGAGGCAAGGTTTCGGTGGTTTAACTGTCATTGCAGTGTATAGCTCTTCCAAGCCCCTCATGGTAACTGTCTTCTTAGAATGACCGCTTTTTAAAAGACGTTTTCATgggaaaaaataaatcaaatagaAGTGCATTGAAGTAAATTCAATTACAATAATTTTAGGCGTGTCTGAACCTCTGAACCAATGAAGTTGACGAGGCGGATCGTGGAAAGAGCTTTGGTTCTctgacaaaacaacaaaatttttttattaaagtttgaatatagagcaagtttcaaatgactgtcgaaggTAATGGATTAAAAATTTGGCGCCAGTTTATGAACCAATGAAacggaaaaccaaaaccaatcgcgacttgcacgcaTGATTTTTCCCGCGCGTTGAgcaagtctctgttacgagcctagtaaagcccatcaggccggcgcttatctccggtttccgtagcatgaagtgaccaggagtatttctactctcccctggatgggatgctagtccaccgcagggttaccccccgcatttcgccggtacccatttatacacgtgggtgaagagaggcaccgtggcATGGGAGTAAAATGTCTTTcccaaaaacacaacacaatgtccccagccaggacctgaacccgaaccactcgatccggagtcgagcactataaccatgaggccaccacgcctccaacgctttgagcaagttacagaGAATTGCTatgaatttggattggttcaatTCGCTGTTTGCagctgctgtgattggtcgagtaattgctttggtatttgtttttacgacactcaattgaaaacggcCCTAACGCGCCCCGCAATTAGTtaaaacagcgtgctttatgagatttggaaaataaaattctTCGTAAATTTTAGCCGAATGCgtaaggaaatatttttagaATTACATAACAGCAGTTCAGGTAATATGACATTTAAAACCATTTAAGGCAGTGAGCAGCAGTGTTTCATTGGGTTTAAAGCTCAATCGCGTGACGTTTTATTGGTTTCTCGATAGGCTGGAAGAGTCATGGATTAATAAGGAGTTCTTGAAGGATAGGCTCTCATTGGCTAGCCACTGAAAATTGACAAATTGTGCGCAGTAAGGTTGCGCATTGTGATACAACAATCACGGTTTGGAAGTCTGAAAAACCCATTTATTTTGCTCTGTCTGTATGTAATGTTAAAAAGCGCTTAAAATATTCTGATGAGAAATCGGTCTACTTGATTAACTATTCAAGTGTCGCATGGTTGTTTTGAACTACAGGCTGGTTAAACCAGTCAACTGCAATGACCTAAATAATCTCGGCTTTCTACAGGCGTAATCAATATTCGCTAGCCGCCGTCTTTTCGTAAAATCCTAGAAAGTGTTTGTAATATACACTTTGAGGAAGAAGAAGCTAAAATATTAGTCACTTACTGTGTGTCTCTGGCTTGACGTTCAAACGCTTCTTGAGCTCGGTTCCGGTCTTGCGAACATTCGTTTTCTCTTGATGTAAATAAAATAACGAGCCACCAAATGAACAAAGAACAGTTTAGCGAGGAGAGTGTTTTCCCCCGCGGAGACATTCCTCctgcttcaaaatttcaaggcCGCACTGTGATGAATCATATCTCGGACTGAGGAAGATATTGAATGATCTTTGTCTCCGTGAAAACTCCCTAAGTCAATTTATTGAAGTCGACAGGTGCGAAAACAAAGGAGCCAATGGTAAGCCGCCTAGTATCTTTGCGTATTATTTGGCATTGATACAGTCATTGTCCTTTATTCTTTGGATTACGGGACACTCTCTTATCAAAAATTGAAGTTTTTATGCGAAAACgtcttgaaaagaaaagtgaagcTGAATAATATAATTGCACCATTAATTCATAAAGAAAACGGAAGATTTCAGTTGAGGAAACCGGAAGGTTTCGCCAGGAATATCTGCCTCTGTCAGAGCAGGTTACAAAATGACGAAGCGGTTTTTTTTAGATAAAGGTGGTAAATTGCAGTAATACATTACAATAAGTTACATTGGTAAGCTTAAGCTGACATTTTAAAGTTGTTGATTGAGGGAAGGGGCATCTAAAATGATGTGGATGGCTTCTTCATCTTAAGTTGAAAGCAGGTGCTAGAATCTTATATGGAGCTACAAGATTCACTGGAAACCAGTTCATTTGACCAAACTGTGATGAGGGCAGATCTTCCCGGCGAAAAATATTCGCTAATCTGATATCTATCGTCTCGTTTCTCAACATTCCTGTTGGCGTGTTGCATTAAAACTTCACTCCTAGCGAGCAAGTTTACATTCAATTTTCTCAACGCTTCAtccaattattttcttaaaaaaaaaaagataaagaaatTATACAGTTTTGTGTGAGCATAAGTCTTATGTGAAAAAGAATAATGTAATTAATGTATAAAGTAAATGAATAATGATAAATGATAAATTGGGCGCATCACGTAATCAAGGGCCAATACACCAAGGTTATGTGTCAGAAGGAAAGATGAAATATATGAAGGCTTTGGTTTGATTTCAGTGTGAGATTCTTTTGATCATTCCAAACATATCAAAGAGTACAGAAGAACTCCTTAACGCACTTCGAGAAACAGATCAACGCAACCTGGAGATCACAGATCAATTCAAGAAGAATACATGATAAGGGTAAAACTGATGAGGGAGGAAGAAAACGAAGATGATACGTGGTATTACTATTATATAAAGAACGTCCGTCTAGGGATGCAGGCACAAGGAAGCAATAAGGAACGTCATgatcacaaatttgcatattggccaaaagcaatagctttgtacgccctgcacgtgtgtttttcacttttgtccatttctttgccaccGTCTACAAAATAACAACAGAGACGTTAAGATATTCTTGGCTTTCATCCACGCGAtgagacagccatgttggtgtacaaaaaaacagaaaatggccccacaagtttagcataataatagagtcaaattacCAAAAGACATTTTTCTGCATTGTTTTCTGCATTGCATAACTGAAAAAAACCTTTCAGAAAATCACCcgtgacaaacaaacaatgTATCTACCGCATCAGAATGTCTATTTCACTTTTACACAACCTCTAATAAATCTTATTCTGGGAATAAATAAATTGATATTTCTTATATTTTAACGAGCTATTTGAGAGTTACTCCACATTGGCGACCTCTTTTAcgttttgtatttattttatatataccttctgcctcattttgaaacaagttttcttttgaaattttattttgccgccattatgaaagaggtctatgggtTTGCGCAATCGATAGATTTACATATTTTCCACCTGTCAACGCAAAAGTCCTACACTCTTTTTTTAGAAGAATCTTTCATATACGAACACTttggctgagattaaccaaattTTAAGAACCGTAATACTATGAACATACCGCCCAGGCTGCTCATGGCAATCAATTAAGAGCGTctttatttttctcatttgtctTTTGCGTTTGTCAGTACTATaaataaagataaaagaaatgtaaaattgTAGTCTAAAAGGACAATTACCTCAAATACTTATTTATACTTAATATCCACAATGTAGTTTTCTTATTTCATAATACATTGAAGAAAAACTCATTTTGTAGCTAGCTTTTATAGTATACCACACCACTTTAAGATCGTGTTAAGAGCCTATTTAGGTTCAATTAGGAGAAAATTAAGAACGCCTCAGCTCCAACATTAAGACGTTCTTGTGAAAAATGAATGTATCCAAAGAAGGTCAAGTGCCAACTTTGAGTATATAGTCCGGTGCACAGTCATTGAATAAAAGTAGTA contains these protein-coding regions:
- the LOC138005456 gene encoding multiple coagulation factor deficiency protein 2 homolog, yielding MSPRGKTLSSLNCSLFIWWLVILFTSRENECSQDRNRAQEAFERQARDTHHLKEHLMEEMGMDEEAATKYLKETSSDVHYFLMHDYDNNSKLDGLEIFQSFLHHDHSQHGGEENTSASLENDVASFVDTILEDSDFNNDGYIDFPEFVTSISQRRAQSESGQQGNE